In Salmo salar chromosome ssa03, Ssal_v3.1, whole genome shotgun sequence, a single genomic region encodes these proteins:
- the LOC106601876 gene encoding NLR family CARD domain-containing protein 3 isoform X2, with amino-acid sequence MSLSGEEDGESSPSSISEEIEKEATASRMSPSGSEGEISHKNSFPAEQDTDSQLKRIKTDRPVSPVPSCVSMKSDQSMGLPILFRKADLSTEQSISEENDQSMDNQPRGPTDDKVYATVFTKTEIQKKMKSYLKNRTYSLFEGFEDAGKTTPLNNIYTELYITQGGSGEVNNEHEVTQIETACSCQVEQETSIQLNDIFKPLPGQDKPIRTVLTKGVAGIGKTVSVLKFMLDWAEGKANQDIQILFPLPFRDLNLMRDTNQSLIELLHHSFIETKESEISENENVVFVFDGLDECRLPLDFQNNKICSDITESTSVDVLLTNLIKGNLLPSAHIWITTRPAAANQIPPECVDQVTEVRGFNDPQKDEYFRKRISDEDLASRIISHIETSRSLHIMCHIPVFCWISATVLERLLVEAENREIPKNLTQMYAHLMIFQSKLRSQKYPVEHANNSHWDKEMTLALGKLAFQQLEKGHLIFYEEDLSECGIDVKDASVYSGVCTQIFREESGLNQIKVYCFVHLSIQEFLAALYVFLMFTNDNNNLMAKEKSLRNKSSLYEDAVDHALQFENGHLDLFLRFLLGLSLQSNQHLLQGLLSPTGSGSQSNKETVRYIKEKIRKKLPLQRCINLFHCLNELNDHSLVEEIQSFLRSGSISEVKLSPAQWSALIFVLLTSEKELDVFDLKKHIRSDAALLKLLPVVKSSRTALLNECKLTKKSCEAIASVLKSNSCCLRVLDMSGNKLQDSGVKLLSAGLEDSHCKLETLKLAGCSITEEGCTYLASALRSNPSHLKELDLSGNTPGDSGVKLLSSVQEDPLYKLETLRLND; translated from the exons atgagtctctctggggaggaggatggggaaaGCAGTCCCTCTAGTATCAGTGAAGAAATTGAAAAGGAAGCCACTGCTTCTAGAATGAGTCCCtcagggagtgagggagaaatATCccataaaaatagttttcctgCAGAACAGGACACTGACAGTCAACTTAAGAG GATCAAGACAGACCGACCAGTCTCACCTGTACCTAGCTGTGtctccatgaagagtgaccagtcgATGGGACTTCCTATTCTCTTTAGGAAAGCAGACCTTTCCACTGAGCAAAG TATCTCTGAGGAGAATGACCAGTCAATGGATAACCAACCCAGAGGCCCTACTGATGACAAAGT GTACGCAACTGTTTTCACTAAGACAGAAATACAGAAGAAAATGAAATCCTACTTGAAGAATAGGACATATTCTTTATTTGAGGGCTTTGAAGATGCAGGAAAAACGACACCTCTTAACaacatctacacagagctctacatcacacaaGGTGGAAgtggagaggtcaataatgaacatgaggtgACACAGATTGAGACAGCATGCAGTTGTCAAGTAGAACAAGAGACATCAATCCAACTCaatgacatcttcaaacccttaccTGGACAAGACAAGCCTATCAGAAcagtgctgacaaagggagttgctggcattggaaaaacagtgtCTGTGCTGAAGTTCatgttggactgggctgaaggaaaagcaaaccAAGACATCCAGATCCTCTTTCCACTTCCTTTTCGGGATCTGAACTTGATGAGAGATACAAATCAAAGTCTAATAGAACTACTTCATCACTCCTTTATAGAAACAAAAGAATCAGAAATCTCAGAAAAtgaaaatgttgtgtttgtttttgatggtctggatgaatgTCGCCTTCCTCTGGACTTCCAGAATAATAAGATCTGCAGTGATATCACAGAGTCAACTTCAGTGGATGTGTTGCTGACAAACCTCATCAAAgggaatctgcttccctctgctcacaTTTGGATAAccacccgacctgcagcagccaatcagatccctcctgagtgtgttgaccaggtgacagaggtacgagggttcaatgacccacagaaggatgagtacttcaggaagagaatcagtgatgaggacctggccagcagaatcatctcacacatagaGACATCAAGGAgtctccacatcatgtgccacattccagtgtTCTGTTGGATTTCAGCCACTGTCCTAGAGAGACTATTGGTTGAAGCAGAGAATCGCGAGATCCCCAAGAATCTGACTCAAATGTACGCTCACCTCATGATCTTCCAGTCAAAACTGAGGAGTCAGAAGTATCCTGTAGAGCATGCCAACAATTCTCACTGGGATAAAGAGATGACTCTGGCACTGGGAAagctggcttttcaacagctagaAAAAGGCCATCTGATATTCTATGAGGAAGACCTGAGCGAGTGTGGCATTGATGTCAAGGATGCGTCAGTGTACTCTGGAGTGTGCACTCAGATCTTCAGAGAAGAGTCTGGGCTTAACCAGATAAAGGTGTACTGCTTTGTCCATCTGAGTatccaggagtttctggctgcacTATATGTGTTTCTCATGTTTACTAATGACAACAACAATCTGATGGCTAAAGAGAAATCCCTCCGCAACAAAAGCAGTCTATATGAAGATGCAGTGGACCATGCCTTGCAGTTTGAAAATGGCCAtctggaccttttcctccgcttccttctagGCCTTTCACTGCAGTCCAATCAGCATCTCCTACAAGGCCTACTGTCACCAACAGGAAGCGGCTCACAGAGCAACAAGGAAACAGTCaggtacatcaaggagaagatcagaaAGAAACTCCCTCTGCAGaggtgcatcaatctgttccactgtctgaatgaactgaatgaccattctctagtggaggagatccaaagcttccTGAGATCAGGAAGTATCTCAGAAGTCAAACTCTCACCTGCACAATGGTCAGCTCTcatctttgtgttgctgacttcagaaaaggagctggatgtgtttgacctgaagaaacaCATCAGATCAGATGCGGCTCTTCTCAAACTTCTCCCAGTTGTCAAATCCTCTAGAACAGCCCT GCTGAACGAATGTAAACTCACCAAGAAAAGCTGTGAGGCAATAGCTTCTGTTCTCAAATCAAACTCATGCTGTCTGAGAGTGCTGGACATGAGTGGCAATAAACtccaggattcaggagtgaagctgctctctgctggactggaggattcacactgtaaactggagacattGAA GCTGGCAGGCTGCAgcatcacagaggaaggctgtactTATCTGgcttcagctctgaggtcaaacccctcacacttgaaagagctggacctgagtggaAATACTCCAGGAGACTCTGGAGTAAAGCTGCTCTCTTCTGTACAAGAGGATCCCCTCTATAAACTGGAGACACTGAG GTTAAACGATTGA
- the LOC106601876 gene encoding NLR family CARD domain-containing protein 3 isoform X1 encodes MSLSGEEDGESSPSSISEEIEKEATASRMSPSGSEGEISHKNSFPAEQDTDSQLKRIKTDRPVSPVPSCVSMKSDQSMGLPILFRKADLSTEQSSISEENDQSMDNQPRGPTDDKVYATVFTKTEIQKKMKSYLKNRTYSLFEGFEDAGKTTPLNNIYTELYITQGGSGEVNNEHEVTQIETACSCQVEQETSIQLNDIFKPLPGQDKPIRTVLTKGVAGIGKTVSVLKFMLDWAEGKANQDIQILFPLPFRDLNLMRDTNQSLIELLHHSFIETKESEISENENVVFVFDGLDECRLPLDFQNNKICSDITESTSVDVLLTNLIKGNLLPSAHIWITTRPAAANQIPPECVDQVTEVRGFNDPQKDEYFRKRISDEDLASRIISHIETSRSLHIMCHIPVFCWISATVLERLLVEAENREIPKNLTQMYAHLMIFQSKLRSQKYPVEHANNSHWDKEMTLALGKLAFQQLEKGHLIFYEEDLSECGIDVKDASVYSGVCTQIFREESGLNQIKVYCFVHLSIQEFLAALYVFLMFTNDNNNLMAKEKSLRNKSSLYEDAVDHALQFENGHLDLFLRFLLGLSLQSNQHLLQGLLSPTGSGSQSNKETVRYIKEKIRKKLPLQRCINLFHCLNELNDHSLVEEIQSFLRSGSISEVKLSPAQWSALIFVLLTSEKELDVFDLKKHIRSDAALLKLLPVVKSSRTALLNECKLTKKSCEAIASVLKSNSCCLRVLDMSGNKLQDSGVKLLSAGLEDSHCKLETLKLAGCSITEEGCTYLASALRSNPSHLKELDLSGNTPGDSGVKLLSSVQEDPLYKLETLRLND; translated from the exons atgagtctctctggggaggaggatggggaaaGCAGTCCCTCTAGTATCAGTGAAGAAATTGAAAAGGAAGCCACTGCTTCTAGAATGAGTCCCtcagggagtgagggagaaatATCccataaaaatagttttcctgCAGAACAGGACACTGACAGTCAACTTAAGAG GATCAAGACAGACCGACCAGTCTCACCTGTACCTAGCTGTGtctccatgaagagtgaccagtcgATGGGACTTCCTATTCTCTTTAGGAAAGCAGACCTTTCCACTGAGCAAAG CAGTATCTCTGAGGAGAATGACCAGTCAATGGATAACCAACCCAGAGGCCCTACTGATGACAAAGT GTACGCAACTGTTTTCACTAAGACAGAAATACAGAAGAAAATGAAATCCTACTTGAAGAATAGGACATATTCTTTATTTGAGGGCTTTGAAGATGCAGGAAAAACGACACCTCTTAACaacatctacacagagctctacatcacacaaGGTGGAAgtggagaggtcaataatgaacatgaggtgACACAGATTGAGACAGCATGCAGTTGTCAAGTAGAACAAGAGACATCAATCCAACTCaatgacatcttcaaacccttaccTGGACAAGACAAGCCTATCAGAAcagtgctgacaaagggagttgctggcattggaaaaacagtgtCTGTGCTGAAGTTCatgttggactgggctgaaggaaaagcaaaccAAGACATCCAGATCCTCTTTCCACTTCCTTTTCGGGATCTGAACTTGATGAGAGATACAAATCAAAGTCTAATAGAACTACTTCATCACTCCTTTATAGAAACAAAAGAATCAGAAATCTCAGAAAAtgaaaatgttgtgtttgtttttgatggtctggatgaatgTCGCCTTCCTCTGGACTTCCAGAATAATAAGATCTGCAGTGATATCACAGAGTCAACTTCAGTGGATGTGTTGCTGACAAACCTCATCAAAgggaatctgcttccctctgctcacaTTTGGATAAccacccgacctgcagcagccaatcagatccctcctgagtgtgttgaccaggtgacagaggtacgagggttcaatgacccacagaaggatgagtacttcaggaagagaatcagtgatgaggacctggccagcagaatcatctcacacatagaGACATCAAGGAgtctccacatcatgtgccacattccagtgtTCTGTTGGATTTCAGCCACTGTCCTAGAGAGACTATTGGTTGAAGCAGAGAATCGCGAGATCCCCAAGAATCTGACTCAAATGTACGCTCACCTCATGATCTTCCAGTCAAAACTGAGGAGTCAGAAGTATCCTGTAGAGCATGCCAACAATTCTCACTGGGATAAAGAGATGACTCTGGCACTGGGAAagctggcttttcaacagctagaAAAAGGCCATCTGATATTCTATGAGGAAGACCTGAGCGAGTGTGGCATTGATGTCAAGGATGCGTCAGTGTACTCTGGAGTGTGCACTCAGATCTTCAGAGAAGAGTCTGGGCTTAACCAGATAAAGGTGTACTGCTTTGTCCATCTGAGTatccaggagtttctggctgcacTATATGTGTTTCTCATGTTTACTAATGACAACAACAATCTGATGGCTAAAGAGAAATCCCTCCGCAACAAAAGCAGTCTATATGAAGATGCAGTGGACCATGCCTTGCAGTTTGAAAATGGCCAtctggaccttttcctccgcttccttctagGCCTTTCACTGCAGTCCAATCAGCATCTCCTACAAGGCCTACTGTCACCAACAGGAAGCGGCTCACAGAGCAACAAGGAAACAGTCaggtacatcaaggagaagatcagaaAGAAACTCCCTCTGCAGaggtgcatcaatctgttccactgtctgaatgaactgaatgaccattctctagtggaggagatccaaagcttccTGAGATCAGGAAGTATCTCAGAAGTCAAACTCTCACCTGCACAATGGTCAGCTCTcatctttgtgttgctgacttcagaaaaggagctggatgtgtttgacctgaagaaacaCATCAGATCAGATGCGGCTCTTCTCAAACTTCTCCCAGTTGTCAAATCCTCTAGAACAGCCCT GCTGAACGAATGTAAACTCACCAAGAAAAGCTGTGAGGCAATAGCTTCTGTTCTCAAATCAAACTCATGCTGTCTGAGAGTGCTGGACATGAGTGGCAATAAACtccaggattcaggagtgaagctgctctctgctggactggaggattcacactgtaaactggagacattGAA GCTGGCAGGCTGCAgcatcacagaggaaggctgtactTATCTGgcttcagctctgaggtcaaacccctcacacttgaaagagctggacctgagtggaAATACTCCAGGAGACTCTGGAGTAAAGCTGCTCTCTTCTGTACAAGAGGATCCCCTCTATAAACTGGAGACACTGAG GTTAAACGATTGA